In one window of Paenarthrobacter nicotinovorans DNA:
- a CDS encoding TetR/AcrR family transcriptional regulator, translating into MLGTQAAERLPMPEPTPAPSATSRRRAGRPTAAVLDQDGITTAALKLISSKGYDGLTMAALARTLGVAPSALYNHVSSKDDVLVLLEDHLAAMVDVSAFGIEPWEEAVRKWAWSYRDVFSEHTPLIPIIAVLPVANAPKTLAMYEAVTAGFRDAGFPEEKIISAIVAIEAFVFGAAYDVTAPEDIFDAGTLADQVPNFTAAVDRLALEQHERPTDIAFSLGLEALITGFGALRG; encoded by the coding sequence ATGCTGGGGACACAGGCAGCAGAAAGGCTCCCGATGCCCGAACCCACCCCAGCCCCATCCGCCACTTCCCGGCGCCGCGCCGGCCGACCAACGGCGGCGGTTCTGGACCAGGACGGCATCACGACGGCGGCGCTCAAGCTGATCAGCAGCAAGGGTTACGACGGACTCACCATGGCAGCGTTGGCCCGCACACTGGGAGTAGCCCCCTCTGCCTTGTACAACCACGTGTCCTCCAAGGACGACGTGCTCGTCCTGCTCGAGGACCACTTGGCCGCGATGGTTGATGTGTCGGCGTTCGGGATTGAGCCCTGGGAAGAGGCCGTTCGCAAGTGGGCATGGTCCTACAGGGATGTGTTCTCCGAGCACACGCCGCTTATTCCGATCATCGCCGTCCTGCCTGTCGCCAATGCTCCCAAGACCCTGGCCATGTACGAGGCCGTGACGGCCGGCTTCCGCGACGCAGGCTTCCCGGAGGAGAAAATCATCTCCGCGATTGTGGCTATCGAGGCCTTTGTCTTCGGGGCCGCTTACGACGTCACCGCACCTGAGGACATCTTCGACGCCGGTACCCTCGCCGACCAGGTCCCCAACTTCACTGCCGCCGTGGACCGGCTGGCCTTGGAACAGCATGAGCGGCCCACTGACATTGCCTTCAGCTTGGGCTTGGAGGCTTTGATTACGGGCTTTGGGGCTCTGCGGGGGTAA
- a CDS encoding flavin monoamine oxidase family protein, translating to MQNLDRDVVIVGAGPSGLTAARELKKAGLSVAVLEARDRVGGRTWTDTIDGAMLEIGGQWVSPDQTALMDLLDELGLKMYPRYRDGESVYIGADGKRTQYTGDTFPVNETTKAEMDKLVAILDELAAEIGPTEPWAHPKARELDTISFHHWLRRNSTDEEACNNIGLFIAGGMLTKPAHAFSALQAVLMAASAGSFTHLTDEDFILDKRVIGGMQQVSLLQAAELGADVVLNSPVRTIKWDDNGVTVVSEQATVNARYVIMAVPPNLYSRVSFDPPLPRRQHQMHQHQSLGLVIKVHAVYDTPFWREDGLSGTGFSAGALVQEVYDNTNYGDTRGTLVGFVSDEKADAVFELSAEDRKKAILESIAGFLGDKALTPEVYYESDWGSEEWTRGAYASSYDLGGLHRYGKDQHANVGPIYWSSSDLAAEGYQHVDGAVRMGQATAARIVEANKLASVTV from the coding sequence ATGCAGAATCTTGATCGCGACGTTGTGATCGTCGGTGCCGGGCCGTCAGGGCTGACGGCGGCACGTGAACTGAAGAAGGCCGGGCTCAGCGTCGCAGTGCTCGAAGCACGCGACCGCGTGGGCGGCCGCACCTGGACCGACACCATCGACGGCGCCATGCTGGAGATCGGCGGCCAGTGGGTTTCGCCGGACCAGACGGCCCTCATGGACCTGCTGGACGAGCTCGGCCTGAAAATGTACCCACGCTACCGCGATGGCGAATCCGTCTACATCGGCGCAGACGGCAAGCGCACGCAGTACACCGGTGACACCTTCCCGGTCAACGAAACCACCAAGGCCGAGATGGACAAGCTCGTCGCCATCCTGGACGAACTCGCAGCAGAGATCGGCCCCACCGAGCCCTGGGCACACCCCAAGGCACGCGAGCTGGACACCATCTCCTTCCACCACTGGCTCCGCCGGAACTCCACAGACGAAGAAGCCTGCAACAACATCGGCCTCTTCATCGCCGGCGGCATGCTCACCAAGCCCGCGCACGCCTTCTCGGCATTGCAGGCAGTCCTGATGGCCGCCTCTGCCGGTTCGTTCACGCACCTCACGGACGAAGACTTCATCCTGGACAAGCGCGTCATCGGCGGCATGCAGCAGGTTTCACTGCTCCAGGCAGCAGAACTGGGTGCCGATGTCGTCCTTAACAGCCCGGTGCGCACCATCAAGTGGGACGACAACGGCGTGACCGTTGTTTCCGAGCAGGCCACCGTCAACGCCCGTTACGTGATCATGGCCGTTCCGCCGAACCTGTACTCACGCGTTTCCTTCGACCCGCCGCTCCCGCGCCGCCAGCACCAGATGCACCAGCACCAGTCGTTGGGCCTGGTCATCAAGGTCCACGCTGTGTACGACACGCCGTTCTGGCGTGAAGACGGACTGTCCGGCACGGGCTTCAGCGCCGGTGCGCTGGTGCAGGAGGTCTACGACAACACCAACTACGGCGACACCCGCGGAACCCTGGTTGGCTTTGTGTCCGACGAGAAGGCCGACGCCGTGTTCGAGCTCAGCGCCGAAGACCGCAAGAAGGCCATCCTGGAGTCCATCGCCGGATTCCTGGGCGACAAGGCCCTCACCCCCGAGGTTTACTACGAGTCCGACTGGGGCTCCGAAGAGTGGACCCGTGGCGCATACGCTTCCAGCTACGACCTCGGAGGCCTGCACCGCTACGGCAAGGACCAGCACGCGAACGTCGGCCCGATCTACTGGTCCTCGTCCGACCTCGCCGCCGAAGGCTACCAGCACGTTGACGGCGCAGTCCGCATGGGCCAGGCAACCGCCGCGCGGATCGTCGAAGCCAACAAACTGGCATCAGTGACTGTCTGA
- a CDS encoding universal stress protein: protein MRYVVGYTANARGHDAVHLAVALARNQDVSLDLVLVIPEDSPFNAVYPPEAGYDDILNQQAQRWLDEGLALVPDDITAHGHIRRGDSEAQALIDAAVEMDAAALVIGATNGGLFKRFTIGSVAGSLLHSSPVPVALAPHGYQRTDAITRLSCGFGTRPGADELLDVAVESARDRQLPLRLVSLLALDGGNSLTLADAAWMHAADRLAAVGNSTPDAPLPEPEIVVAQGRTIEEAVDRLDWEDGEILLIGSSRLAQHRATFLGSTANRILRALPVPMIVVPRDYTRQSS from the coding sequence ATGCGCTACGTAGTTGGTTACACCGCCAACGCAAGGGGGCACGACGCCGTCCACCTTGCCGTCGCCTTGGCCCGGAACCAGGATGTCAGCCTGGACCTGGTCCTGGTGATCCCGGAGGACTCCCCGTTCAACGCCGTGTACCCACCCGAAGCCGGCTACGACGACATCCTCAACCAGCAAGCCCAGCGCTGGCTTGATGAGGGCCTCGCCTTGGTCCCGGATGACATCACGGCGCACGGACACATCCGCCGCGGTGATTCCGAGGCCCAGGCGCTGATTGACGCAGCTGTCGAGATGGACGCCGCGGCCCTGGTCATCGGCGCCACGAACGGCGGTTTGTTCAAGCGGTTCACCATTGGTTCCGTGGCGGGCTCACTGCTCCATTCGTCGCCGGTCCCGGTGGCCCTGGCACCCCACGGCTACCAGCGGACTGACGCCATCACCCGGCTCAGCTGCGGTTTCGGTACGCGCCCCGGCGCAGACGAACTGCTCGACGTCGCCGTCGAGTCCGCACGCGACCGTCAACTCCCGCTTCGGCTCGTTTCCCTGTTGGCGCTCGACGGCGGTAACTCGCTGACGCTGGCAGACGCCGCCTGGATGCACGCCGCCGACCGGCTTGCCGCCGTCGGAAATTCAACCCCGGACGCACCGCTGCCTGAGCCCGAAATCGTCGTGGCGCAGGGCCGGACCATAGAAGAAGCCGTGGACCGTCTCGACTGGGAAGACGGCGAAATCCTGCTGATCGGCTCCAGCCGCCTCGCCCAGCACCGTGCCACGTTCCTTGGCAGCACCGCCAACCGGATCCTGCGCGCCCTTCCCGTTCCCATGATCGTGGTTCCCCGCGATTACACGCGCCAAAGCTCCTAG
- a CDS encoding APC family permease — protein sequence MSTAPKTVQSKESTLSEKGLKAGSVGLIGAVVIGVSCIAPAYTLTAALGPTVSEVGVHLPAIFLVGFIPMLLVALGYRELNNAMPDAGTSFTWATRAFGPWIGWMGGWGLIAATIIVLSNLAAVAVDFFYLMLGQIFSNPELGELSKILPLNIATTLVFIALACWISYRGMETTKGVQYVLVAFQLLVLGWFAVSAFVHVANGTAFDATAISPDWFNPFAVDSFSSFAAGVSLSIFIYWGWDVTLTMNEETKNPEKTPGRAATITVLVIVIIYMTVALATLSFAGVGETGLGAGNPENQSSIFAVLAGPVMGPFAILMSLAILSSSAASLQSTFVSPARTMLAMGHYRAISPRFGRISPTFKSPSFATIAAAIAAAAFYVITRTVSENALWDTITALGMMICFYYGITALACVWFFRASAFSGVRAFFFKFLAPLLGGVILLVMFVKTAMDSMDPAYGSGSSVGGVGLVFVLGMGVILLGVVVMLVMYRLRPGFFKGKVL from the coding sequence ATGTCTACTGCACCAAAGACGGTCCAGTCGAAAGAATCAACCCTGAGTGAAAAGGGACTGAAAGCCGGATCGGTGGGCCTGATTGGCGCCGTCGTGATCGGTGTTTCCTGCATTGCTCCCGCGTACACGCTGACCGCGGCCCTGGGGCCCACCGTGTCCGAGGTGGGCGTGCACTTGCCGGCTATCTTCCTTGTGGGCTTCATCCCCATGCTGCTGGTGGCGCTCGGCTACCGCGAACTGAACAACGCCATGCCCGACGCCGGCACCTCCTTCACGTGGGCGACGCGGGCGTTTGGTCCGTGGATCGGATGGATGGGCGGCTGGGGACTGATCGCGGCCACCATCATTGTGCTGTCCAATCTGGCGGCCGTTGCCGTGGACTTCTTCTACCTGATGCTCGGGCAGATCTTCAGCAACCCGGAGCTGGGCGAGCTCAGCAAAATCCTGCCGCTGAACATTGCCACCACACTGGTTTTCATTGCGCTGGCTTGTTGGATTTCGTACCGCGGCATGGAAACCACCAAAGGCGTCCAGTACGTGCTGGTGGCCTTCCAGTTGCTGGTCCTGGGATGGTTCGCGGTCTCGGCGTTCGTGCATGTAGCCAACGGCACGGCCTTCGATGCCACTGCCATTTCGCCTGACTGGTTCAACCCGTTCGCCGTCGATTCGTTCTCGTCATTCGCTGCAGGTGTCTCGCTCTCGATCTTCATTTACTGGGGCTGGGACGTCACTCTGACCATGAATGAGGAGACGAAGAATCCGGAAAAGACGCCCGGCCGTGCGGCAACCATCACCGTGCTGGTCATCGTGATCATCTACATGACCGTCGCACTGGCTACCTTGTCCTTCGCGGGCGTCGGCGAGACCGGCCTGGGCGCCGGCAACCCGGAGAACCAGTCCAGCATCTTCGCGGTTCTGGCCGGTCCGGTGATGGGTCCGTTCGCGATCCTCATGTCCTTGGCCATCCTGAGCAGTTCCGCCGCGTCCTTGCAGTCGACCTTCGTCTCACCGGCCCGCACCATGCTGGCCATGGGCCACTACCGCGCCATTTCGCCCCGCTTTGGGCGGATCAGTCCCACGTTCAAGTCGCCGAGCTTTGCCACCATCGCCGCGGCCATCGCGGCAGCCGCGTTCTACGTGATCACCCGGACTGTGTCCGAGAATGCCCTGTGGGACACCATCACCGCCTTGGGCATGATGATCTGCTTCTACTACGGCATTACAGCTCTGGCCTGTGTTTGGTTCTTCCGCGCTTCAGCCTTCAGCGGTGTCCGGGCATTCTTCTTCAAGTTCCTGGCACCGTTGCTGGGCGGGGTGATCCTGCTGGTGATGTTCGTGAAGACGGCCATGGACTCGATGGATCCCGCGTATGGCTCGGGCTCGTCCGTTGGCGGGGTAGGCCTGGTGTTTGTGCTGGGGATGGGTGTGATCCTGCTGGGCGTTGTGGTGATGCTGGTGATGTATCGGCTGCGGCCCGGGTTCTTCAAGGGCAAGGTCCTCTAG
- a CDS encoding VOC family protein: MRLKMCSIHVKDPAAAHTFYTETLGFETLMAMPEYNLFIIKNPGADNNATGLLLEPSDNPIGANYMNAVYEAGMPAVVLGVPDVQAEYQRLLAAGVTFKGEPAEDPSGISAVFDDGCGNFVQLHQD, encoded by the coding sequence ATGAGACTGAAAATGTGCAGCATCCACGTCAAGGACCCGGCAGCAGCTCACACGTTCTACACGGAGACGCTGGGGTTTGAGACCCTGATGGCCATGCCCGAGTACAACCTCTTCATTATCAAGAATCCCGGAGCGGACAACAATGCAACCGGGCTGCTGCTGGAACCCAGCGACAACCCGATCGGCGCGAACTACATGAACGCCGTCTACGAAGCCGGGATGCCCGCTGTTGTCCTGGGCGTTCCGGATGTCCAGGCCGAGTACCAACGCCTGCTGGCTGCAGGCGTGACTTTCAAGGGCGAGCCGGCCGAGGATCCGTCAGGAATCAGCGCAGTTTTCGACGACGGTTGCGGCAACTTCGTCCAGCTCCACCAGGACTAG
- a CDS encoding DUF5997 family protein: MTSSNSQSMKPATVAKKLGIYLPATPQEFQDSSITREEFAELQANPPEWLAELRRNGPHPRPVVAQKLNVSISGLARGGVEDALTTAEITELLQAPPQWLVTERATHAAVRSEAQRVKEEAARKAATKEARDNAAAKRDAPKTSKRDHA, from the coding sequence ATGACGTCCTCGAACTCCCAGTCCATGAAGCCGGCAACAGTCGCCAAGAAACTCGGCATCTACCTGCCCGCGACACCCCAGGAATTCCAGGATTCGTCCATCACCCGCGAGGAATTCGCCGAACTCCAGGCAAACCCGCCGGAGTGGCTCGCCGAACTCCGCCGCAACGGCCCGCACCCGCGTCCCGTCGTGGCACAGAAACTCAACGTCTCCATCAGCGGCCTGGCCCGCGGCGGCGTTGAAGATGCACTCACGACGGCGGAAATCACCGAGCTGCTGCAGGCTCCCCCGCAGTGGCTGGTCACCGAGCGCGCCACCCACGCCGCTGTCCGCTCCGAGGCACAGCGTGTGAAGGAAGAGGCTGCCAGGAAGGCCGCCACCAAGGAAGCCCGGGACAACGCCGCCGCAAAGCGCGACGCTCCCAAGACTTCCAAGCGCGACCACGCGTAA
- a CDS encoding LysR family transcriptional regulator substrate-binding protein, translated as MPDAEDSAETSESQPGLRFAYVAGVTPGKWIRRWEERMPDVALHAFMSDDHAQLSVLRDGSADLSFVRLPVDREGLNVIPLYEEQPVVVAPKGHEISVFEEVALDDLAEENFLDVGEMGGPDMALQVVASGAGLVIMPMSVARHLNAKDTVMRRLTGAPGTQIGLAWPVGTDSPVIEEFIGIVRGRTAQSSRQPSAQQEKPKKAPKPDRRGGGPKKPAVAQRYAPNPDKGRGKGSRKKGKR; from the coding sequence GTGCCAGATGCTGAAGATTCCGCCGAAACCTCCGAGTCCCAACCCGGGCTTCGCTTCGCCTACGTAGCGGGCGTTACCCCCGGCAAGTGGATCCGCAGGTGGGAAGAACGGATGCCGGATGTCGCGCTGCACGCGTTCATGTCCGACGACCACGCGCAGCTTTCGGTGCTGCGCGACGGTTCCGCGGACCTCAGCTTTGTCAGGTTGCCCGTGGACCGCGAAGGTCTGAACGTCATCCCTTTGTATGAAGAGCAGCCGGTGGTCGTGGCGCCCAAAGGCCACGAAATCTCGGTGTTCGAGGAAGTGGCGCTGGATGACCTGGCCGAGGAAAACTTCCTTGACGTAGGGGAAATGGGTGGCCCGGACATGGCCCTCCAGGTGGTTGCTTCCGGAGCCGGGCTGGTGATCATGCCCATGTCGGTCGCCAGGCATTTGAACGCCAAGGACACTGTCATGCGGCGTTTGACGGGTGCGCCCGGAACGCAGATCGGCTTGGCGTGGCCGGTGGGAACGGATTCGCCGGTGATCGAGGAATTCATTGGAATCGTGCGGGGCAGGACGGCCCAGAGCTCGCGCCAACCATCCGCCCAACAGGAAAAGCCCAAGAAAGCACCCAAGCCTGATCGTCGTGGCGGGGGCCCCAAAAAGCCTGCCGTCGCACAGCGCTACGCTCCCAATCCTGACAAGGGCCGGGGCAAGGGTTCGCGCAAGAAGGGCAAGCGCTGA
- a CDS encoding GntR family transcriptional regulator, whose product MASADQESSEHAGFDGARARMRLRVPSVAERVAEELRYQLAEGFLVPGAKLTEATIAEDLGVSRNTVREAFAELAGERLLIRQPNRGVYVATLEAGDIHDVYTVRRAIEVSSIRAGGSPERVAAVRAAVEEGKLAAAANDNEGLGSANQHFHGAIVALAESNRLNTIMAQILAEMRLYFHKATMNAHFYSDWLAENEQICAALEAGELERAGDLLLAYLNRSEQQQAAIHGE is encoded by the coding sequence ATGGCCAGTGCAGATCAGGAATCAAGCGAACATGCTGGCTTCGACGGCGCGCGCGCCAGGATGCGCCTCAGGGTGCCGTCCGTGGCTGAGCGGGTCGCAGAGGAACTGCGCTATCAACTGGCCGAAGGCTTCCTTGTTCCGGGCGCCAAACTCACTGAAGCCACCATCGCAGAAGATCTGGGAGTCTCCAGGAACACCGTGCGCGAAGCGTTTGCCGAACTCGCCGGCGAGAGACTGCTCATCCGGCAGCCAAACAGGGGCGTATATGTGGCCACCCTTGAAGCCGGTGACATCCACGATGTCTACACCGTGCGCCGTGCCATCGAGGTCAGTTCCATTCGCGCAGGCGGCTCACCGGAGCGCGTCGCCGCCGTCAGGGCCGCCGTCGAAGAGGGAAAGCTGGCTGCGGCCGCCAATGACAATGAAGGTCTGGGCAGCGCCAACCAGCATTTCCACGGAGCGATCGTTGCCCTCGCGGAAAGCAACCGGCTGAACACGATCATGGCCCAGATCCTGGCCGAGATGCGGCTCTATTTCCACAAGGCCACCATGAACGCACATTTCTACAGTGACTGGCTCGCGGAAAACGAGCAGATCTGCGCTGCACTGGAGGCCGGCGAACTGGAACGTGCGGGCGACCTGCTCCTGGCCTATCTCAACCGTTCGGAACAGCAGCAGGCTGCCATCCACGGCGAGTAG
- a CDS encoding LamB/YcsF family protein has protein sequence MATIDLNSDVGESFGRWTLGDDAAMFQSVSSANVACGFHAGDPSVIRSTCAKAVQAGVVIGAHVGYRDLAGFGRRFMDIDPKELADDVVYQIGALQALAATTGARVEYVKPHGGLYNAIVKHTAQARAVVEAVKSVDPNLPILGLPGSEVLRIAEEAGLRGVSEAFADRAYNPDGTLVSRSQPGAVLHDPAEVAEHVLRMATEQSVKAIDGSILKIRAESICVHGDSPGAVAMATAVKSVLGEAGVAVGSFLPSV, from the coding sequence ATGGCAACCATCGACCTGAACAGCGACGTCGGCGAGTCCTTCGGGCGCTGGACACTCGGGGACGACGCTGCCATGTTCCAGTCCGTTTCCAGTGCCAACGTTGCATGCGGATTCCACGCCGGCGACCCCAGCGTCATCCGCAGCACCTGCGCGAAGGCGGTCCAGGCCGGCGTCGTGATTGGTGCCCATGTCGGCTACCGCGACCTCGCGGGTTTCGGCCGCCGCTTCATGGATATCGATCCCAAGGAGTTGGCGGACGACGTCGTGTACCAGATCGGGGCCTTGCAGGCTCTGGCGGCCACTACGGGAGCGCGCGTCGAATACGTCAAGCCCCATGGTGGCCTGTACAACGCAATCGTGAAGCACACAGCCCAGGCGCGGGCAGTAGTGGAAGCTGTGAAATCGGTGGACCCCAACCTCCCGATTCTTGGCCTTCCCGGCTCCGAAGTCCTGCGTATCGCTGAGGAAGCCGGCCTGCGGGGCGTTTCCGAAGCCTTCGCGGACCGCGCCTACAACCCGGACGGAACCCTCGTTTCCCGTTCCCAGCCGGGTGCCGTCCTGCATGATCCGGCCGAAGTGGCCGAACACGTCCTGCGCATGGCCACCGAACAGTCGGTCAAGGCAATCGACGGTTCCATCCTCAAGATCCGCGCAGAGAGCATCTGCGTGCATGGTGACTCACCGGGAGCCGTTGCTATGGCTACCGCGGTGAAGTCCGTACTGGGCGAGGCCGGCGTAGCCGTCGGCTCGTTCCTCCCATCCGTTTGA
- a CDS encoding MFS transporter yields MTSTNNAAKAVTRKPPPGALKAYVASLTGTSLEYYDFAIYSVASALVFPKIFFPGNDEFVALLLSFSAFAVGYLARPIGGIIFGRLGDKVGRKYVLVFTLVLIGVATVLIGALPDYSVIGVAAPTILVLLRLAQGIGVGGEWGGAVLLSSEFGDPNKRGFWSSAAQIGPPAGNLMANGVLAILAASLSNEAFLSWGWRVAFLASALLVVFGLVIRLKLEETPVFKAIQAQGDRPKAPIKEVFTQQPKALVAAALSRVCPDILYALFTVFVAVYATKELGMTTGNVLSAILIGSAFQLFLIPLAGSLTDRFNRRWVYGIAAAATAAFIPLFFLMIQGRSVLMLTIGTVIGLALHAFMYGPQAAFITEQFPARLRYAGSSLAYTLAGVIGGAVAPIIFTALYGAANHGWYLIAVYILVASVVTIVGMLLGRDPEPEEEERLLQAAQSQPAV; encoded by the coding sequence ATGACCAGCACCAACAACGCAGCAAAGGCAGTGACAAGGAAGCCACCGCCCGGCGCACTCAAGGCCTACGTCGCAAGCCTGACCGGCACCTCGCTGGAGTACTACGACTTCGCCATCTACTCGGTGGCCTCGGCCCTCGTGTTCCCAAAGATCTTCTTCCCGGGCAACGACGAATTCGTTGCGCTGCTCCTCTCCTTCTCAGCGTTCGCAGTTGGTTATCTTGCACGCCCGATCGGTGGCATCATCTTCGGCCGCCTCGGCGACAAGGTCGGGCGCAAGTACGTCCTGGTCTTCACTTTGGTCCTGATTGGCGTGGCCACGGTCCTCATCGGTGCGCTGCCCGATTACTCCGTGATCGGTGTTGCGGCTCCCACCATCCTTGTCCTCCTGCGGCTCGCCCAGGGCATCGGCGTAGGTGGTGAGTGGGGAGGCGCGGTACTGCTGTCCAGTGAATTCGGCGATCCCAACAAGCGCGGATTCTGGTCCTCGGCAGCTCAGATCGGCCCGCCCGCAGGCAACCTCATGGCCAACGGCGTCCTCGCCATTCTTGCCGCCAGCTTGAGCAACGAAGCGTTCCTCTCCTGGGGTTGGCGCGTAGCCTTCCTTGCCTCCGCACTCCTCGTGGTGTTTGGCCTGGTCATCCGCCTCAAGCTCGAAGAAACCCCGGTCTTCAAAGCCATCCAGGCCCAAGGCGACCGCCCGAAGGCCCCCATCAAGGAAGTCTTCACCCAACAGCCCAAGGCCCTGGTGGCAGCCGCCCTCTCCCGGGTCTGCCCCGACATCCTTTACGCGCTATTCACGGTTTTCGTGGCCGTCTATGCCACCAAGGAACTGGGCATGACCACCGGCAACGTACTGTCCGCCATCCTGATCGGGTCAGCTTTCCAGCTCTTCCTGATCCCTCTGGCCGGCTCACTGACTGACCGCTTCAACCGTCGTTGGGTCTACGGCATCGCTGCAGCCGCAACCGCTGCGTTCATCCCGCTGTTCTTCCTGATGATCCAGGGCAGGTCTGTGCTCATGCTGACCATCGGCACGGTCATCGGATTGGCATTGCACGCCTTCATGTACGGTCCGCAGGCGGCTTTCATCACCGAACAGTTCCCGGCGAGGCTCCGTTATGCGGGCAGTTCGCTGGCATACACCCTGGCCGGCGTGATCGGCGGAGCGGTTGCACCGATCATTTTCACAGCGCTCTACGGTGCGGCGAATCACGGCTGGTACCTGATTGCTGTTTACATTCTGGTGGCATCCGTTGTCACCATCGTGGGCATGCTCCTGGGTCGCGATCCGGAGCCTGAAGAGGAAGAGCGCTTGTTGCAGGCGGCGCAGTCCCAGCCGGCAGTGTAA
- a CDS encoding 5-oxoprolinase subunit B/C family protein, whose protein sequence is METAMHTTTAKKVLSVRPVGTRAVLAELDGLQDVLALQDMLYKSPLPGQVDVLAAAETVMVVGESAAATRAIGARLLELDLTVPEVTDSGLVVIDTVYDGDDLADVAELTGLSVEGVIAAHTGQVWTVAFAGFAPGFGYMVGENEVLTVPRRSSPRTAVPAGSVALGGQYSAVYPRRSPGGWQLIGRTGARMWDLNRPQPALVRPGDRVQYRAVREVVTASAHDSDADSDHHTGPGLRILNPGALSLIEDLGRRGFGPLGVSAAGALDRASLRRSNRLVGNAPSAAAIESVNGGLTVEAVGDQVLAVTGAPTTLTVQSPSWFDDDGDEVSPGGQRTVPMAAPFALLDGEVLTLGAPESGFRNYVAIRGGVDVPEVLGSRSADTMSGIGPAPLVIGQELPAGDATESTAVGSPELQPGFPDEGVTVLDVVPGPRADWFDQAALDSLTSQDWLVTPQSNRVGMRLDGTPLKRTREGELPSEGTMAGALQIPPAGLPVLFLADHPITGGYPVIGVVRDEHLDRAAQVPIGGRIRFRFVHDSPDFSTTPEK, encoded by the coding sequence ATGGAAACCGCAATGCACACCACCACCGCAAAAAAGGTACTCTCCGTCAGGCCGGTTGGCACCCGTGCTGTCCTGGCCGAACTGGACGGACTGCAGGATGTCCTTGCCCTCCAGGACATGCTGTACAAGTCCCCGCTCCCGGGACAGGTGGACGTTCTCGCCGCTGCTGAAACAGTGATGGTGGTGGGTGAGTCCGCCGCAGCTACCCGCGCCATCGGCGCCCGGCTGCTCGAGTTGGACCTCACCGTTCCGGAGGTTACTGACTCCGGGCTGGTGGTCATCGACACCGTGTACGACGGCGACGACCTCGCCGACGTCGCGGAGTTGACCGGCCTGAGCGTCGAAGGCGTCATTGCGGCCCACACAGGTCAGGTCTGGACCGTTGCCTTCGCGGGCTTCGCGCCGGGTTTTGGGTACATGGTGGGCGAAAACGAGGTCCTTACCGTGCCTCGACGTTCGTCCCCGCGCACAGCGGTCCCGGCCGGTTCCGTCGCCCTCGGTGGCCAGTACTCGGCCGTCTACCCCCGCCGTTCCCCGGGCGGCTGGCAGCTGATCGGCCGGACCGGTGCACGGATGTGGGACCTGAACCGTCCGCAACCGGCACTCGTGAGGCCCGGTGACCGGGTCCAATACCGGGCCGTCCGCGAGGTTGTCACTGCCTCGGCCCATGATTCCGACGCCGATTCAGACCACCACACGGGACCGGGCCTGCGGATCCTCAACCCAGGTGCCCTGAGCCTCATAGAGGACCTCGGCCGCCGCGGATTCGGCCCGCTCGGCGTCTCCGCGGCCGGTGCCCTGGACCGGGCCTCCCTCCGCAGGTCCAACCGCCTGGTGGGCAATGCCCCTTCTGCGGCGGCCATTGAGTCCGTCAACGGCGGGCTGACTGTGGAAGCTGTTGGAGACCAAGTCCTTGCCGTCACCGGTGCGCCGACAACGCTGACCGTCCAGTCGCCGTCGTGGTTTGACGACGACGGCGACGAAGTCAGTCCCGGCGGCCAGCGGACCGTTCCCATGGCTGCACCTTTCGCACTGCTCGACGGCGAAGTCCTCACCTTGGGCGCCCCCGAGTCGGGATTCCGGAACTACGTGGCAATCCGCGGCGGTGTTGATGTGCCCGAGGTTCTTGGGAGCCGTTCGGCAGATACGATGTCCGGCATCGGGCCTGCCCCGCTGGTCATCGGCCAGGAGCTTCCCGCCGGTGACGCCACCGAATCAACAGCGGTGGGCAGCCCTGAGCTGCAACCCGGGTTCCCGGATGAGGGCGTCACGGTGTTGGACGTCGTTCCCGGACCTCGCGCCGATTGGTTCGACCAGGCTGCGCTCGACTCCCTCACGAGCCAGGACTGGCTGGTCACGCCGCAGTCCAACCGTGTGGGCATGCGACTGGACGGCACCCCGTTGAAGCGGACCCGCGAAGGCGAGCTTCCCAGTGAGGGCACCATGGCGGGTGCGCTCCAGATCCCGCCTGCCGGACTGCCGGTCCTGTTCCTGGCGGACCATCCGATTACCGGTGGCTATCCCGTGATCGGCGTGGTGCGTGATGAGCACCTGGACCGCGCAGCGCAGGTGCCCATCGGCGGCCGTATCCGATTCCGGTTCGTCCACGATTCCCCAGACTTCAGCACAACCCCAGAGAAGTGA